A single Callithrix jacchus isolate 240 chromosome 4, calJac240_pri, whole genome shotgun sequence DNA region contains:
- the TAAR8 gene encoding LOW QUALITY PROTEIN: trace amine-associated receptor 8 (The sequence of the model RefSeq protein was modified relative to this genomic sequence to represent the inferred CDS: substituted 2 bases at 2 genomic stop codons) codes for MTSNFSQPVVQLCYEDVNGSYIKTPYSPGSWVILYTAFSFGSLLVVFGNLLVLTSVLHFKQLHSPTNFLITSLACADFLVGVTVMPFSMVRSVESCWYFGAKFCTFHSCCDVGFCYSSVLHLCFICIDRYIAVTDPLVYPIEFAVSVSGICISVSWILPLTYSGAVFYTGANHDRQEELVSALNCVGGCQIVVNQGWVLIHFLLFFIPTLVMIILYSKIFLIAKQQATKIETSSSKVKSSSESYKIXVAEREESSXNPGVMVIAFIISWLPCTMDTLIDAFMGFSTPAYIYEICCWGAYYNSAMNHLIYALFYPWFKKSVKLILSGDVLKDSSSTIT; via the coding sequence ATGACCAGCAATTTTTCCCAACCCGTTGTGCAGCTTTGCTATGAGGATGTGAATGGATCTTATATTAAAACTCCCTATTCTCCTGGGTCCTGGGTGATTCTGTACACAGCATTTAGCTTTGGGTCTTTGCTGGTTGTATTTGGAAATCTCTTAGTACTGACTTCTGTTCTTCATTTTAAGCAGCTGCACTCTCCGACCAATTTCCTCATCACCTCTCTGGCCTGTGCTGACTTCTTGGTGGGTGTGACTGTGATGCCCTTCAGTATGGTCAGGTCTGTGGAGAGCTGCTGGTATTTTGGAGCCAAATTTTGTACCTTTCATAGTTGCTGTGATGTGGGATTTTGTTACTCTTCTGTCCTCCACTTGTGCTTCATCTGCATCGACAGGTATATTGCGGTTACTGACCCTTTGGTCTATCCTATCGAGTTCGCCGTGTCTGTGTCGGGAATTTGCATCAGCGTGTCCTGGATTCTGCCTCTCACGTACAGTGGTGCTGTGTTCTATACAGGTGCCAATCATGATAGGCAGGAGGAATTAGTAAGTGCTCTCAATTGTGTAGGTGGCTGTCAAATTGTTGTCAATCAAGGCTGGGTGTTGatacattttctgttatttttcattcCTACCCTTGTTATGATCATTCTTTACAGTAAGATTTTTCTGATAGCTAAACAACAAGCTACAAAAATAGAAACTTCTAGTAGCAAAGTAAAATCATCTTCAGAGAGTTACAAAATCTGAGTGGCCGAGAGAGAGGAAAGCAGCTAGAATCCTGGGGTCATGgtaatagcatttattatttcatggTTACCGTGTACAATGGATACATTAATTGATGCCTTCATGGGCTTCTCAACCCCTGCCTATATCTATGAGATTTGCTGTTGGGGTGCTTATTATAACTCAGCCATGAATCATTTgatttatgctttattttatccTTGGTTTAAGAAATCTGTAAAACTGATTTTAAGTGGGGATGTTTTAAAGGATAGTTCATCAACGATTACTTGA
- the TAAR9 gene encoding LOW QUALITY PROTEIN: trace amine-associated receptor 9 (The sequence of the model RefSeq protein was modified relative to this genomic sequence to represent the inferred CDS: inserted 3 bases in 2 codons; deleted 1 base in 1 codon) — translation MVTNFSQAEAVELCYENVDGSCIKTPYSPGPRAILYAVLGFGAVLAVFGNLLVMIAILHFRQLHTPTNFLIASLAYADFLVGVTVMPFSTVRSVESCWYFGESYSKFHTCFDTSFCFASLFHLCCISVDRYIAVTDPLTYPTKFTVSVSGICIILSWFFSVTYSFWIFYTXANEEGIEELVVALTCVGGCQAPLNQNWVLHCFLLFFILTVAMVFICSKILXKHQARKIESTASQAQSSSESYKERVAKRERKAAETLGIAMAAFLISWLPDIIDAVIDAYMNFVTPPYVYEILAWCVYYNSAMNPLIYAFFYPWFRKAIKLIISGKVLRSDSSTTNLFSEEVETD, via the exons ATGGTGACCAATTTCTCCCAAGCTGAGGCTGTGGAACTGTGTTACGAGAATGTAGATGGATCCTGCATTAAAACTCCTTATTCGCCTGGTCCTCGAGCTATCCTCTACGCTGTGCTTGGTTTTGGGGCTGTGCTGGCAGTGTTTGGAAACTTGCTGGTCATGATTGCTATCCTTCACTTCAGACAACTGCACACACCTACCAACTTTCTGATCGCATCGCTGGCCTATGCTGATTTCTTGGTGGGAGTCACAGTAATGCCTTTCAGCACAGTGAGATCTGTGGAG AGCTGTTGGTACTTTGGGGAGAGTTACAGTAAATTCCACACATGTTTTGATACATCCTTctgttttgcttctttatttcatttatgctGCATCTCTGTGGATAGATACATTGCTGTTACTGATCCTCTGACCTACCCAACCAAGTTTACTGTGTCAGTTTCAGGAATATGCATTATTCTTTCCTGGTTCTTTTCTGTCACATACAGCTTTTGGATCTTTTACA AGGCCAACGAAGAAGGGATTGAGGAATTAGTAGTTGCTCTCACCTGTGTAGGAGGCTGTCAGGCTCCACTGAATCAAAACTGGGTCCTACattgttttcttctattctttatcCTCACTGTCGCTATGGTGTTTATATGCAGTAAGATATT TAAGCATCAGGCTAGGAAGATAGAAAGTACAGCCAGCCAAGCTCAGTCCTCCTCAGAGAGTTACAAGGAAAGAGtagcaaaaagagagagaaaggctgcCGAAACCTTGGGTATTGCTATGGCAGCATTTCTCATCTCTTGGCTACCAGACATCATTGATGCAGTGATTGATGCTTATATGAATTTTGTAACTCCTCCTTATGTTTATGAGATTTTAGCGTGGTGTGTGTATTataattcagctatgaatccttTGATATATGCTTTCTTTTACCCCTGGTTTCGGAAGGCAATAAAACTTATCATAAGTGGCAAGGTCTTAAGGAGTGATTCATCAAcaactaatttattttctgaagaagTAGAGACAGATTAA